One Thermococcus eurythermalis DNA segment encodes these proteins:
- the feoB gene encoding ferrous iron transport protein B — protein sequence MKEVTIAIIGNPNVGKTTVFNALTGMRHKVANWPGVTVEKREGHFTHGGVEFHIVDLPGVYSLSARSVDERIARNFILKERPSLIIDVVDASNLERNLYLLLQILEMGVPVVVALNKMDSAEEKGLKIDPKRLGERLSIPVVPLVATRGEGIEELKDAVLESCRDGKRPEPPEYPGFDGHVRRLSELLNGKVENPTLIALRLLEDDDEVREIVKERAPEALDEYRKILREEGKTEEELLLALADARYRLAAEIAGYAILERMERMTVSDMLDEVFLHRWLGIPVFVALVWMAFKFAFDIAGPFVDAVDALFAWLGEVAGEHIGNEMLSSLVADGIIAGVGSVLVFVPQIAFLFLAFAWLEDSGYMARAAFVMDRVMKKFGLHGKSLIPLLLGFSCNVPAIMATRTIEDEKDRILTVLVNPLMSCSARLPVYALFAGAFFAGREGSVVTAMYFLGIALALVMAWLFRRVIFGGESSYFVMELPPYNRPNWGLILGVTWERTKKFLAKAGTVIFGTVVLIWLLSVFGPGGYIGPEAFESGEALSKSWVAWIGRALEPLFSPLGWNWKAVVGLVFGLLAKEVVVGTLGILHGVGEEGLGEVLAASGDFTPVSAFAYMAFVLIYVPCIATIGAIKGEIGGKWAAFAVAYGIVLAYAVALLIVAGGALI from the coding sequence ATGAAGGAAGTCACGATAGCGATAATAGGCAATCCCAACGTCGGAAAAACGACAGTCTTCAACGCTCTGACCGGGATGAGGCACAAGGTGGCCAACTGGCCCGGTGTCACGGTGGAGAAGAGGGAGGGCCACTTCACCCACGGAGGGGTTGAGTTTCACATCGTTGACCTGCCCGGGGTCTACAGCCTCTCCGCCCGCTCCGTTGACGAAAGGATTGCGAGGAACTTCATACTCAAAGAGAGGCCTTCCCTGATAATCGACGTTGTGGACGCATCAAACCTCGAAAGAAACCTCTACCTCCTTCTTCAGATCCTTGAGATGGGTGTGCCCGTGGTCGTGGCACTCAACAAGATGGATTCCGCTGAGGAGAAGGGGCTGAAGATAGACCCCAAAAGGTTGGGGGAGAGGCTCAGCATTCCGGTTGTCCCGCTCGTGGCCACGAGGGGCGAAGGGATTGAGGAGCTGAAGGACGCGGTTTTGGAGTCATGCCGGGATGGTAAAAGGCCCGAACCGCCGGAATACCCCGGTTTCGATGGGCATGTGAGGCGCCTGTCGGAGCTCCTCAACGGAAAGGTGGAAAACCCCACTTTGATCGCGTTAAGGCTCCTTGAGGACGATGATGAAGTCAGGGAAATTGTGAAGGAAAGGGCGCCGGAGGCGCTCGATGAGTACAGGAAAATTCTGAGGGAAGAGGGTAAAACGGAGGAGGAGCTCCTGCTCGCGCTTGCGGACGCGCGCTACCGGCTCGCGGCGGAGATTGCAGGGTATGCCATCCTTGAGAGAATGGAGCGAATGACGGTCTCGGATATGCTCGATGAGGTATTCCTCCACAGGTGGCTCGGGATACCAGTCTTCGTCGCCCTTGTGTGGATGGCGTTCAAGTTCGCCTTCGACATAGCCGGGCCCTTTGTGGATGCTGTCGATGCGCTGTTCGCATGGCTCGGGGAGGTTGCCGGAGAGCACATAGGCAACGAAATGCTATCCTCGCTCGTGGCCGATGGAATAATAGCCGGCGTTGGGAGCGTCCTCGTTTTCGTCCCCCAGATAGCCTTCCTGTTCCTTGCCTTCGCGTGGCTTGAGGACTCCGGCTATATGGCGAGGGCCGCTTTTGTGATGGACAGGGTCATGAAGAAGTTCGGACTTCACGGCAAGTCCCTGATACCTCTGCTCCTCGGCTTCAGCTGCAACGTTCCGGCGATAATGGCCACGAGGACCATCGAGGACGAGAAGGACAGAATCCTCACCGTGCTCGTCAATCCGCTTATGTCCTGCTCCGCGAGACTTCCGGTCTACGCCCTCTTCGCAGGTGCATTCTTCGCGGGCAGGGAGGGCAGCGTTGTCACCGCGATGTACTTCCTCGGGATAGCCCTTGCGCTCGTGATGGCTTGGCTCTTCAGGAGGGTCATTTTCGGTGGCGAGTCCTCCTACTTCGTCATGGAACTCCCGCCCTACAACCGGCCCAACTGGGGCTTAATTCTCGGGGTGACATGGGAGAGAACAAAGAAGTTCCTCGCCAAGGCAGGCACGGTAATCTTCGGCACGGTCGTCCTGATATGGCTCCTGAGCGTTTTCGGGCCCGGCGGCTACATCGGGCCGGAGGCCTTTGAGAGCGGGGAGGCGCTCTCGAAGTCATGGGTGGCCTGGATTGGCCGCGCCCTTGAGCCGCTCTTCAGCCCCCTTGGATGGAACTGGAAGGCCGTGGTCGGCCTCGTCTTCGGACTCCTTGCCAAGGAGGTGGTCGTGGGAACCCTTGGCATCCTCCACGGGGTCGGCGAGGAGGGCCTCGGGGAGGTGCTTGCCGCGAGCGGTGACTTCACTCCCGTTTCGGCCTTCGCGTACATGGCCTTCGTTTTGATTTACGTGCCCTGCATAGCCACCATTGGAGCAATAAAGGGCGAGATAGGCGGCAAATGGGCGGCCTTTGCGGTGGCCTACGGGATAGTGCTGGCCTACGCAGTTGCCCTTCTTATAGTTGCGGGGGGTGCTCTGATATGA
- a CDS encoding FecCD family ABC transporter permease, producing MQSLRNMNRAGGIPLAGLLLALPAISLLAGAFAGTYKTSPFHLDPLGRAIILNVRLPRTLMAVSAGVGLSLAGMTFQAIFKNPLVEGSLLGVSSGAAFGAAIGFAFLPHIGITPLALAFGLLAVFLAYSLARACGKASPVSLILGGVIVSSLFSAALSVLLVLLPDEGLSGIVVWMMGSFSGSEWWMVAYSLPAVAAASLVLYLLSFRLDVMSLGEEAEFLGVNLQRWRAIFVFLASAMVACVVAFAGIIGWVGLIVPHVARMLVGPEHGRLVPAVASIGVTTTVAADVFVRILPFDLPVGVVMTLFGVPFFAYLLKKTGGGWS from the coding sequence ATGCAGAGCCTCAGGAACATGAACCGGGCTGGAGGCATTCCCCTCGCAGGGCTCCTGCTCGCCCTGCCAGCCATCTCGCTCCTCGCGGGGGCATTCGCGGGGACATACAAAACCAGCCCCTTCCACCTCGACCCCCTCGGCAGGGCCATAATCCTTAACGTCCGGCTTCCGAGAACCCTGATGGCAGTCTCGGCGGGAGTCGGCCTGAGCCTTGCGGGGATGACGTTCCAGGCGATATTCAAGAACCCGCTCGTTGAGGGCTCGCTCCTGGGCGTCAGCTCCGGTGCGGCCTTCGGTGCTGCCATTGGCTTCGCTTTCCTGCCACACATAGGGATAACCCCTCTTGCCCTCGCCTTTGGCCTCCTGGCCGTTTTCCTTGCCTATTCCCTCGCCAGGGCCTGTGGAAAAGCGTCGCCGGTCTCCCTGATACTCGGGGGAGTCATCGTCTCGTCCCTCTTTTCCGCGGCCCTGTCAGTACTCCTCGTCCTGCTCCCTGACGAAGGGCTCTCGGGCATAGTTGTGTGGATGATGGGGAGTTTCTCCGGGTCGGAGTGGTGGATGGTCGCCTACTCCCTGCCCGCGGTCGCAGCGGCCTCCCTGGTTCTGTACCTCCTGTCCTTCAGGCTCGACGTCATGAGCCTTGGTGAGGAGGCGGAGTTCCTCGGGGTCAACCTCCAGAGGTGGAGGGCCATCTTCGTTTTCCTCGCCTCGGCGATGGTGGCCTGCGTGGTTGCCTTTGCAGGTATAATCGGCTGGGTCGGTCTGATAGTCCCCCACGTCGCGAGGATGCTCGTCGGGCCGGAGCACGGGAGGCTCGTCCCGGCAGTCGCTTCAATAGGTGTTACCACAACCGTGGCCGCGGACGTTTTCGTCAGGATTCTGCCCTTCGACCTCCCCGTCGGCGTTGTGATGACGCTGTTCGGGGTTCCGTTCTTCGCGTACCTGCTCAAGAAAACGGGCGGAGGGTGGAGTTAG
- a CDS encoding ABC transporter substrate-binding protein: MRVRAHLSVLLISLLIAGSFGCIGGGNGGKNASLVDMAGRNVSVELPVKRAVVLPSTALEIVHILGADEQVAGVSSAVDSNGLIPEDLKRLPRVARPVEIDNWEKVLELGPDVIVSVRIEGVHRPEELERKAMNHGIPVVFLREGSIDDIPGSVELLGKLFGREENAREFTGYFREQVGAVQKIAAGIRERRKVLIVQSIMGKLYIVNGNDILADVVRLVGADYAASISVGGRMPVRVLTDRERLVSEYRDVDVLILASSPMTKPEEVEKLRERILKDEVWRGMKAVKNGRVVFLRGDLGRGSYFRWGPRMAVGMWQLGKAVYPEEYPDWKGKEREFLERFFGGG, translated from the coding sequence GTGAGGGTTAGGGCACACCTCTCGGTCCTCCTAATCTCCCTCCTGATCGCGGGCTCCTTCGGGTGCATCGGGGGCGGCAACGGAGGAAAAAACGCGTCCCTGGTCGACATGGCAGGCAGGAACGTCAGCGTGGAGTTGCCCGTGAAACGTGCGGTAGTTCTGCCCTCGACGGCCCTTGAGATTGTCCACATACTCGGTGCCGATGAACAGGTTGCTGGCGTATCCAGTGCGGTCGATTCCAACGGGCTTATCCCCGAAGACCTGAAAAGACTGCCCCGCGTGGCCCGCCCTGTAGAGATAGACAACTGGGAAAAGGTCCTCGAACTGGGACCGGATGTAATAGTATCGGTCCGCATCGAAGGCGTTCACAGACCGGAGGAGCTGGAGAGAAAGGCTATGAACCACGGAATCCCCGTGGTTTTCCTGAGGGAGGGCTCCATTGACGACATCCCCGGGTCCGTTGAGCTCCTTGGAAAGCTGTTCGGAAGGGAAGAAAATGCGAGGGAGTTCACGGGCTACTTCCGGGAGCAGGTCGGGGCGGTTCAAAAGATAGCTGCCGGAATCAGAGAGAGGAGGAAGGTGCTCATCGTTCAGTCCATAATGGGCAAACTGTACATCGTGAACGGGAACGATATCCTTGCAGACGTTGTAAGGCTCGTTGGTGCCGATTACGCCGCCAGCATCAGCGTCGGTGGGAGGATGCCCGTTAGGGTATTGACGGATAGGGAAAGGCTGGTGAGCGAATACCGGGATGTGGACGTCCTCATCCTCGCCAGCAGCCCGATGACAAAGCCAGAAGAGGTGGAGAAACTCAGGGAGCGCATACTCAAGGACGAGGTGTGGAGGGGCATGAAGGCCGTCAAAAACGGCAGGGTCGTCTTCCTGAGGGGCGACCTCGGGAGGGGCTCCTACTTCCGCTGGGGCCCGAGGATGGCCGTGGGGATGTGGCAGCTGGGGAAGGCGGTCTATCCGGAGGAATACCCGGACTGGAAGGGAAAGGAAAGAGAGTTCCTCGAAAGGTTTTTTGGAGGTGGTTGA
- a CDS encoding ABC transporter ATP-binding protein yields the protein MLSVENLSFTYGGFGVEEVTISVEKGEVLALIGPNGAGKSTLLKLMFGKLRPLNGRVTVDGKDVHSLSPGGRARLLGYVPQNHVPAFPFKAIDFVLLGAVSELGTFGSPARKHRRRAMELLGLFGLSKFSDRPYTSLSGGQIQMLLIARALMTSPKFLLLDEPTSHLDLRNSVRVLSTVKALSREGVGAVIVMHDPNMAALFADRIAVMKNGRIVHTGEPEEVLREETLEMVYETRFSVIDAGVRLAVPVLEVV from the coding sequence GTGCTTTCCGTTGAGAACCTGAGCTTCACCTACGGCGGGTTCGGAGTAGAAGAGGTGACCATCTCCGTGGAGAAGGGTGAGGTGCTGGCGCTCATCGGGCCGAACGGTGCCGGTAAGAGCACCCTCCTGAAGCTGATGTTCGGAAAGCTGAGGCCCCTTAACGGGCGGGTAACTGTGGATGGAAAGGACGTCCACAGCCTTTCTCCGGGGGGGCGGGCGAGGCTCCTCGGTTATGTCCCCCAGAACCACGTGCCGGCGTTTCCTTTCAAAGCCATCGACTTCGTGCTCCTCGGGGCGGTGTCGGAGCTTGGTACCTTTGGCTCACCGGCCAGAAAACACCGGAGGCGTGCCATGGAGCTCCTGGGACTCTTTGGCCTATCCAAATTCAGCGACAGGCCCTACACCAGCCTGAGCGGGGGGCAAATCCAGATGCTCCTGATTGCCCGGGCACTAATGACCTCACCAAAGTTCCTGCTCCTCGACGAGCCTACCAGCCACCTGGACCTGAGGAACAGCGTGAGGGTTCTGAGCACCGTGAAGGCCCTCTCCAGGGAGGGCGTTGGTGCCGTAATAGTCATGCACGACCCAAACATGGCGGCGCTCTTCGCCGACAGGATTGCGGTGATGAAAAACGGCAGAATAGTCCACACGGGGGAGCCGGAGGAGGTGCTGAGGGAGGAGACCCTTGAGATGGTCTATGAGACCAGGTTCAGCGTCATCGACGCTGGCGTGAGGCTTGCCGTCCCGGTGCTGGAGGTGGTCTGA
- a CDS encoding coproporphyrinogen-III oxidase family protein: MDWIKTHHRALSPLRPFFRDVDVSVPRLYRNRKGFLYVHVPFCTGNCTFCILYRERPTVPYERYVNALLRELRNCHSFKPVVVYFGGGTPTLLPAKGFGEILDEVTSRTSPGEVTVESTVSEFDEEKARALSELGVNRISFGIQTFEGRKRALLGRRSGAEEAFKKLKLAMEYFDVVSVDLLYDLPFGNTLLEDVETVIKLDIDGLSIYPLEHTPLTAKYPHPSVEENLRDFLSAVTFLYEHGYRHLSMNHFTNGRDGFLYSVTFTRPEVPLLGIGPGAGGHVMGHRIFHSPGVGRYLSNPYSVKAVLSGAFDFERFVSRLFEGRLTFDTFRLEDFPSLAIAEERGWVEVRGKTALLTPLGLFWANTLAYLMCLDYVRTRLEAALGEAEVGGEAA, from the coding sequence ATGGACTGGATAAAGACCCACCACAGGGCCCTCTCCCCCCTGCGGCCCTTTTTCAGGGACGTGGACGTCTCGGTTCCCAGGCTCTACCGGAACAGGAAGGGGTTCCTCTACGTCCACGTCCCGTTCTGCACCGGCAACTGCACGTTCTGCATCCTCTACCGGGAGAGGCCAACGGTACCCTATGAGAGGTACGTGAACGCCCTCCTCAGGGAGCTCCGGAACTGTCACTCCTTCAAACCGGTGGTGGTGTACTTCGGTGGGGGCACACCGACCCTCCTTCCCGCGAAGGGGTTCGGGGAGATACTCGACGAAGTCACCTCCAGGACATCGCCGGGGGAAGTCACCGTGGAGAGCACAGTGTCCGAGTTTGACGAGGAGAAGGCCAGGGCCCTCTCGGAGCTTGGGGTGAACAGGATAAGCTTTGGCATCCAGACGTTTGAGGGGCGGAAAAGGGCACTCCTCGGCAGACGTTCCGGGGCGGAGGAGGCCTTTAAAAAGCTCAAACTCGCGATGGAGTACTTTGACGTTGTATCAGTAGACCTCCTCTACGACCTCCCCTTCGGAAATACCCTCTTAGAGGACGTTGAAACAGTCATAAAGCTCGATATCGACGGGCTCTCGATATACCCCCTTGAGCACACGCCACTGACGGCCAAATACCCCCACCCCTCCGTGGAGGAGAACCTGAGGGACTTTCTGTCCGCGGTAACGTTCCTGTACGAGCACGGCTACCGGCACCTCTCGATGAACCACTTCACGAACGGGAGGGACGGTTTCCTCTACTCTGTAACGTTCACGAGGCCTGAGGTGCCCCTCCTCGGTATCGGGCCCGGAGCGGGAGGCCACGTAATGGGGCACCGCATCTTTCATTCTCCGGGAGTGGGGAGGTACCTCTCGAATCCCTACTCGGTGAAGGCGGTTCTTTCCGGGGCTTTCGACTTTGAGCGGTTTGTATCGCGGCTTTTCGAGGGGAGGCTTACCTTTGACACCTTCAGGCTGGAGGACTTCCCCTCGCTGGCCATCGCGGAGGAAAGGGGATGGGTCGAGGTAAGGGGCAAAACCGCCCTTTTAACGCCCCTCGGCCTCTTCTGGGCGAACACCCTCGCCTACCTGATGTGCCTCGACTACGTCCGTACGAGGCTCGAAGCGGCGCTCGGTGAGGCTGAAGTCGGGGGTGAAGCGGCGTGA